The Pleomorphomonas sp. T1.2MG-36 DNA segment GAATGGGTGACAGCGCGCTCAAGAGCGTGGAAGAACTCCGGCCCCGGCGTGACCGGAACTGAACGGATGACGCCGCCGACCATCAGGAAGCCGAAGGCGTGGATCGGGTAGGACGGATTTGGGCAGAGGATCACGTCGCCCGGCGCGGTGATGGCCTGCGCCATGTTGGCGAAGCCTTCCTTGGAACCGAGCGTCGCCACGATCTGCGTGTCGGGATTGAGCTTCACGCCGAATCGGCGGGCGTAATAGGCGGCCTGCGCCTTGCGAAGGCCGTTGATGCCACGCGAGGCCGAATAGCCGTGCGTATCGGGCCGCTGTACCGTCTCGATCAGCTTGTCGACCACATAGCGCGCCGTTGGCAGGTCGGGATTGCCCATGCCAAGATCGACAATATCTGCGCCCGAAGCTCGCGCTGCAGCCTTGAGCCGGTTGACCTGCTCGAAGACGTACGGCGGGAGGCGCTTGATCTTGTGGAACTCGTTGTTGCTCATGGACTTGACCTCAGTGTGGTCTTGGAAGCCGGCGGTTTTCGCCCCGCGCCGGCAGGCGGGTCTGTGCTTCTAGATCAATTCCGGGCGGAGGGGGAAGTGGCTTTTGGCCGGTCGTCGACCGAACTCTCCAAAAAGCCGCCGTTGTGGCCGCCCTACCCGGCCCACCACGGAATCAGCCGATTGTGGAGAGGGCCGGAAAGTTTTCCAGAAGCCAGAACGACGCGCGCTGCATGCCGCCTGACAGGAACAGCGCGCCGGTAAGAACCAGCACGCCGCCCATAGCTCGCTCGACAAGCGGAAAATGCCGTCGAAAACGGCGCATGAACAGCACGAAACGGGCCGCGAACAGCGCGGCGATCAGAAATGGGACGCCTAGGCCGAGGGAGTAGACGGCGAGCAGCAGTGCTCCGTCTCCGACGGTATCGCGACTTCCGGCCACCGACAGGATGGTGGCGAGCACCGGACCGATGCAGGGCGTCCAGCCGAAAGCAAAGGCGAGGCCGAGCAGAAACGCTCCGCCAAGGCCAGCCTTGACCCGTAGCTGGTTGAATCGGGCCTCGCGATAGAAGAGCGCCACCCGGAACAGGCCGAGGAAATGCAGGCCCATGACGATGATGAACACACCGGCCAGAATGCCAAGAACCTCGGACCACTGGCGAAGAAGCTGGCCGAAGACCGACGCGGTGGCACCGAGCGTCACGAAGACGCAGGTAAACCCGAGGATGAAGCAAAGCGAAACCTGGGCCGCCCGCCGCTTCGCGGCCATTCGGCTCATTTCCTCGCCGGTCAGTTCCTCGATCGACGCGCCGGTCAGGAAGCCGAGATACGGCGGAACGAGCGGCAGCACGCAGGGGCTCACGAAGGAGAGCAATCCGGCGCCAAAAGCTGCAATCAGTGTTACGTTCGCGTCCATATGGCCTCTGCAAGGCGGGCAACCGACTGATACTCGATTTCCACGACGCATGCGAGGCAGGTTTTCCTCCGATCCATCACATTGCCGGGACGGGTCCCACCGCTCAAGCTTAGGTACCGATCCGCACAGACCTCGTGACGAGAATTAGCCCCTGAACAGACAAGTCTGGCATACGGAAATAGTTCAACATCCAGAAATCGTCGCCGCCACCTGGACTCGCAGACCTTGAAACTAGCTGTGCGCATCTCGACGAGAAGCACGATACCCTGTGGGGAGGAAGATGAAGGGAGTTGCTTTTCGGGGCAAAGCAGCGTCTCCTCGTGTCATTCGGAACAGGCCACGCCCCACGCTCCGCGGATTAACTTTTATCTAGCGTTGTTTGCATATATTGATCTGTAAGGTTGCGGGTGGTTGTGCGCTTCGGGGGGACGGATGAACAGGCTGTCGGCGATCGCCGGACTGGCATTCATTGCCAGCCTTGCGGCGTCTGCATTGGCAGGCGACGCAAAGGTGATTCATGTCGCCAGCACTTTCCCTTTGTCGTTGCCGCTGTTTTCGGAAGCCACGGGCCGCTTGAGCGAACAGGTCGACAGCCTGACCGGCGGCGAGGTTCAGCTCGTGTTTCACGTGCCGGGCAACCTGGCGCCGGCCTCCAGCACGGTTAGCAGGGTCACCACCGGCGAAATCGCCGCCGCTTGGTCTACCGCGGGCCAGTTCGCCGGCCATGACAGCGCATTCGAACTTTTGAGCTCCATTCCCTTCGGACCAAATACCATCGAATACATGGCCTGGTTCCTTGAAGGAGGCGGCCTGACGCTGTCGCGCGACCTGTTTGCCAAGCATAATGTCCACAATGTGCCTTGCATGGTCCTTCCGCCTGAAGGCGCGGGCTGGTTTTCCAAGGAAATTCGAAGCGTCGACGACCTGAAGGGCCTGCGCATACGGTTCTTTGGTCTTGGTGGCCGGGTGCTCGCGCGGCTGGGCGCCGATATCATAGAGAAGCCTCCGGGCGAGATCGTCGACGCCATGAAGAGAGGCGAGATCGACGCGGCCGAGTACTCTCTGCCGTCCATGGATCTGACCCTTGGCCTTCAGAACGTCGCAAAGTATTACTATTTTCCAGGCTGGCATCAGCCCTCGACGCTTTATGAGCTTTACTTCAACGAAGCGACATGGCGCGGGCTGACGGAAAAGCAGCAGGAAACGATCGAAACCGTCTGCGCAGCGGTCATGCGGGACAGCATCGGTCGGGCGGAGATCATGCAGTCCGAAGCCCTGGAAAAGATCAAGAGAAGCGGCATCAAGCTCCGCCGTTGGTCGCCAGATCTTCTCCTCACTTTCGAAGCGACTTGGGAAAAGGTCGCCGAGGAGGAAATGGCTGCAAATCCGAGATTCAGGCAGATTTACGAATCTTACGTCCGGTTTCGGAACCAATATGGGTTCTGGAAGCGTTTCAGTTATCTTCACTGAGTTCGTCGAGGCACTCAAAAGGAGAAGCCGAGACCTATGAGCTGGCATGACGAGTCGATCGGCAGCGTGGGGAACGCAAGCATCCGGGCCAAGTTGTCCGGAGCGGTCATCTTTGTCCTTTTGCTGATCGCAGCCGTCAGCGCGCTGGGCGTCGTGCAGGTGATCTCGGTCAACAAGGTCACCACGGAAATCCGCGAGGTCAGGCTTCCGCAGGTGGAACTCCTCGAGAAGCTCCGCCGCCTCGCCCTGCAGCACAATCTGGTCGTCATGCGCCGCCTGCAGGTGATCGACTATCGCAACCTCGCCGAGATCGACGCCAACCTCACCGAAACGCGGCACGAGCTCAACCAGGCCGCGGCCGACTTCAAGGCAACCATCAGTTCGCCCGAGGAAGAGCGGCTGTTCGCCATCTTCTCCGAAGCCTGGGGAATCTATCTCGCGTCGCTCGATCAGGTGAACGACGCCATTGAAAGCGGTGAACTGGAACAGGCGACGGAGTACGCCAACGGAACGACGCGCCTCCAA contains these protein-coding regions:
- a CDS encoding cytochrome c biogenesis CcdA family protein, giving the protein MDANVTLIAAFGAGLLSFVSPCVLPLVPPYLGFLTGASIEELTGEEMSRMAAKRRAAQVSLCFILGFTCVFVTLGATASVFGQLLRQWSEVLGILAGVFIIVMGLHFLGLFRVALFYREARFNQLRVKAGLGGAFLLGLAFAFGWTPCIGPVLATILSVAGSRDTVGDGALLLAVYSLGLGVPFLIAALFAARFVLFMRRFRRHFPLVERAMGGVLVLTGALFLSGGMQRASFWLLENFPALSTIG
- a CDS encoding TRAP transporter substrate-binding protein → MNRLSAIAGLAFIASLAASALAGDAKVIHVASTFPLSLPLFSEATGRLSEQVDSLTGGEVQLVFHVPGNLAPASSTVSRVTTGEIAAAWSTAGQFAGHDSAFELLSSIPFGPNTIEYMAWFLEGGGLTLSRDLFAKHNVHNVPCMVLPPEGAGWFSKEIRSVDDLKGLRIRFFGLGGRVLARLGADIIEKPPGEIVDAMKRGEIDAAEYSLPSMDLTLGLQNVAKYYYFPGWHQPSTLYELYFNEATWRGLTEKQQETIETVCAAVMRDSIGRAEIMQSEALEKIKRSGIKLRRWSPDLLLTFEATWEKVAEEEMAANPRFRQIYESYVRFRNQYGFWKRFSYLH